The DNA window CGTCGAGGTCACAGCACTGGGTGACATCGGCTGGATCAACAGCGGCGAGTGGCTGGAATACACTGTCGATGTTCCTTCTGCGGGCACATATGACGCGGGCCTTCTGATGGCGCTGGGTGGCGGGAGCGGTCGCACGGTCACAATCGACGTGTACCGTCCCGGAGAGATATCGCCTTACGAATCCTCCGGAGCGGTTGCCAATGCGCCCACAGGTGGCTGGACCACATTCGCGCAGCGGAATGCGGGAGAGCTGTCACTGGAGGCCGGGCTGCAGGTGATCCGCCTGACATTCGAAGGCGGCAGCCAGGACATCCGGTCGTTCTCTCTCACTGAAACGGAAGAGCCGCCTGTCGGTCTCGATGCCATTGGTGAGGCCGGTAAGGTTACCTTCACGCAAACCGATGAGGATGCATGGTTCCTTGTGGAATTTGCTCAGGAACTGGACAACCCTGCGGTAGTTATGGGGCCGCTGACGACAAATGACGCCAGCCGCTCGACTGTCAGGGTGCGGAATGTCACCGATGAAGGGTTCGAATTCCAGCTTGACGAGTGGGATTACCTTAACGGGACGCATGCGTCGGAAACTGTCTCCTGGCTTGCCATTGAAAGCGGTACGCACACGGTTGATGGTCTGTCGATCACAGCCGGGATCGGCTCTGCTTCGGCGATAAGTTCCGACATCGCCTTTGGCACCGCATTTGATGACTCTCCTGTGGTTGTGGCTCAGGTAACCAGCACTAACGACCCGGACGCGGTTGTGGACCGGATCCAGGATGTGACCACGTCGGGCTTCTCCATTGAGCTCGATAACGAAGAGCTGACAACCGGGTTCCATCCGGAGGAAGATCTCGCATGGATCGCCTTTGAAAAAGGCGGTGCCGCATCCGATGGGCTTCTTGCAGGCTCCACCGGAACTGCGGTGACGGATGAGCCCTTTGAGTTCGGCTTCGGCGGTGCCTTTGCCGAGGATGAGTTTGTCCTGATCGCGGATATGCAGACCGAAAACGGCAATGACCCGGCGCTTGTGCGCCTGACCCAGTCTGACGCGGATTCAGCGACGATCTTCATTGAGGAGGATAAATCCAAAGACTCCGAACGCATTCACGTGGCCGAAGATGTGGGCTACGTGGCGCTGCTGCAGGGTGAGATCTACGACGATATCGCCTGATCAATCCGAAATACTGCGCCCGGCCTTTTATCTGTGGCCGGGCGTTTTCTGTTCCGATACCTCAGTTAATTTAATTCGGGCTCAGCTGGTCTCGCCGCGCATCACTGAGGCCCCGATGTACCCCCTAGCCCGGACCACCATGACTACGGTCCCGCGGCGCATTTGCGGACGCCTGAGCGCGTGGTGTATCTTTGGCGGCTGGCACCGGGATATACCCCGTCCGATCAGGGCCCGGCAGATCGCTGCACAACCGGGCATGAGCTGCGACTAATTCGGTGATCAGAAACCGCATCACCGGTTCATTCAGGGCGCTCTACGCGTCAAAGAAAACAGTTTCGGCATCGCCCTGCAGGCGGATCACATGCCGGTAACCATCATCGGTTTTTTCAGCCACCAGCGTGGATGATCTGTCACCGGCGAGGCGGAACACCGGGTCGTTCCCGTTCTCCGCATCCGGAAAATAGACCCGCGTCATAAGTGCTGTGTTGATGCCCCGCGCAGCGATCCAGACAAACACATGCGGGGCCTGTTCATTGCCGCTGCCGGGTCTGAGCGTTTCAAAGACGGCGGCACCGGAGCCTGAACCGGTGGGCTGGCGACCCCAGTGACTGAACCCTTCCGTCGGCCCGAAACTGCCGTCAGGACCCGGTTGCCAGATCTCTATCATTGCATCCGTGACCGGATCGCCGGCCCCGTCGATCAGATGCAGTGTCAGGGAAATCCGCTCTCCCTCGGGCTTGCCTGTTATCATCTGCGCGCCCGGATCTCTGCCGCCAAACATACCCTCCAGCCCGGCTGCGGAGGGCATACAACCGATGTGCACATAGGGGCCTGCTGTCTGTGACGGGGATTCTTCGCGATCAGCCATTCAAAGCCCCTCCGCACGGTTTTCAAACATCGTCTGCCGACGACCGCGCAGGACGATATCAAAACGGTAGGCTCTGATATCCATCGCCACAGTGCCGGCCATATCCAGCCGTGCCACCAGCGTGTCGATAGCTTCGGGGTCGGGGATCGCCTGCACAATCGGGCAGAGGGCGATATGCGGATCACCTTCGAAATACATCTGCGTGATCAGCCGTTGCGCAAAGCCATCTCCGAACACCGAGAAATGAATATGCGCCGGGCGCCAGTCGTTGCCGCCGTTGGGCCAGGGATAGGGGCCAGGCTGTACCGTCCGGAAGCTGTAGCTGCCGTCATCGCCGGAAATACAGCGACCGCAGCCACCGAAATCAGGATCGAGCGGGGCAAGATAGCCGTCCTTTTTATGCCGGTACCGCCCGCCGGCATTGGCCTGCCAGACTTCGATCAGTTTGCCCGGCAGCGGGCGGCCATCGGCATCCGTCAGCTTGCCATGTACTATGATACGCGGCCCGATTGCGGTTTTGCCCGGGCGCGCATAGTTCTGAATCATATCGTGATCGAGCGCTCCCGGGGGGGTGTGGCCAAAGGCAGGGCCGGTCATTTCGGTCGTCGTTGGCGCGTGGTGCAGGCGCGCGTGATCTGGCGCGCGCAGGACCGAACTGCGATAGGCAGGCGCAAGAAGTGGCGGGTGACGGGCAAGGTTGCGCGGTGCGACAGGTCTGGTCATAATTTTCTCTTCATTCCGGGCCCCGTCTGTGGCGCTCCGCAGTGCGCAGACGCCAAAGCCGGCCCGGGCGATTGTTTTTTGCCGGACGCAGGTCCGGGCGTTGAACCGGCAAGGCAAGCATAGGCGTCACATCGGGCCGGCGCGAGAGCTTTGTGTTGATGCTCTTTGCGGACGGGGAGAAGGCGTCGCCCGCCCCGGCCGTCGGAATTGCTGGGCCGTCATTCGAGGGGCAGGCCGACATAATTCTCGGCAATCGAGCGCGCGGCCGCTTCTGATCCGGCGATGTAATCAAATTCGGCGCGCTGCATGCGCTGCTCAAACGGGGAGTTATCCGGAAACTGGTGCATCAGTGTCGACAGCTGCCAGGAGAATCGTTCCACTTTCCACACGCGGCTCAGCACAGTCTGTGAATAGGTGTCGATGTAGTGATCGTTGTTGTCGCGGTAATGCGCGATGAGAGCGCGTGAGAGCAGCTGTACATCCGCCACAGCGAGGTTCAGCCCCTTGGCACCGGTTGGTGGCACGATATGCGCGGCGTCCCCTGCCAGAAACAGGTTTCCGTACCGCATGGGCTCGGCCACAAAAGACCGCAGTGGTGCGATCGATTTCTCAAATGAAGCGCCGGTTTGCAGTGATGCTGCTGTATCCGGGCCAAGCCGCAGCGAAAGCTCTTCCCAGAAGCGTTCATCGGGCCAGTCGGCGATGTTTTCCTGAACGCCGCATTGCAGATAATACCGGCTGCGCGTCTGCGACCGCATGGAGGCCAGAGCAAAGCCGCGCGCATGGTTTGCATAGATCAGCTCGTGGCTCACGGGGGGCTTTTCCACCATGATGCCAAGCCAGCCAAAGGGATAGACCCGCTCGAAAGTGCGCAAAACCTCCGGCGGGATCGACTGGCGGGCCGGGCCGTGAAAGCCATCGCAGCCGGCGATGAAATCAGCCTCGACCGTGATCCCGCGACCCTCGTGGGTGAAATGAACGCGGGGGCGGGCGTCTTTCAGTCCTTCGGGCCGGGTGTCGCTGACCCCGAGGAAAAACTGCTGCGCCTGTGCAAAGCGGCGCTGAAAAAGGTCTTTGGTCACCTCTGTCTGTCCGTAGACGGTCACGGATTTTCCGGTCAGTGCCCTGAGATCAATCCGGTGCCGGTCACCGTCAAAGCACAGATCAAACCCGTCGTGAACAAGGCCCTCCCGGCGCAGCCTGTCGCCCACGCCGGCCTCGCTCAGCGCGTCCACCGTGCCCTGCTCAAGAACACCGGCACGGATCCGTCCTTCGATATAGGCGCGGTCTTTGCGGTCGATCACCACCGTCTCAATGCCCGCACCGGCCAGCAGCTGCGACAGCAGCAGCCCTGCGGGCCCTGCGCCGATAACGGCGACCTGCGTTCTGAGGGTGCGTGTCACAAAACGCCGCCGGGGAAGTGCATGTCAGAAGCTCCTGATCTCGGGGATCATACTAGCCTGCGCGGTCCCGCGCGCAAGCCGCCTGCGCCGAGGGATCCGCGCTTCGTTCATGTTTGTCAGGCCAGGCCGAGAATGTTTCGCGCCTGCGCAGCGGTCGCGACCGGACGTTCGTGCTGTGCACAGAGGCCAGCCACCCGCCGGACCAGAGCCGCATTCGACGGTGCGAGCGCCTCACGGTCAAGCCGGACGTTATCTTCCAGTCCGGTCCGTGCGTGCCCGCC is part of the Roseobacter ponti genome and encodes:
- the pcaG gene encoding protocatechuate 3,4-dioxygenase subunit alpha — its product is MADREESPSQTAGPYVHIGCMPSAAGLEGMFGGRDPGAQMITGKPEGERISLTLHLIDGAGDPVTDAMIEIWQPGPDGSFGPTEGFSHWGRQPTGSGSGAAVFETLRPGSGNEQAPHVFVWIAARGINTALMTRVYFPDAENGNDPVFRLAGDRSSTLVAEKTDDGYRHVIRLQGDAETVFFDA
- the pobA gene encoding 4-hydroxybenzoate 3-monooxygenase, yielding MTRTLRTQVAVIGAGPAGLLLSQLLAGAGIETVVIDRKDRAYIEGRIRAGVLEQGTVDALSEAGVGDRLRREGLVHDGFDLCFDGDRHRIDLRALTGKSVTVYGQTEVTKDLFQRRFAQAQQFFLGVSDTRPEGLKDARPRVHFTHEGRGITVEADFIAGCDGFHGPARQSIPPEVLRTFERVYPFGWLGIMVEKPPVSHELIYANHARGFALASMRSQTRSRYYLQCGVQENIADWPDERFWEELSLRLGPDTAASLQTGASFEKSIAPLRSFVAEPMRYGNLFLAGDAAHIVPPTGAKGLNLAVADVQLLSRALIAHYRDNNDHYIDTYSQTVLSRVWKVERFSWQLSTLMHQFPDNSPFEQRMQRAEFDYIAGSEAAARSIAENYVGLPLE
- the pcaH gene encoding protocatechuate 3,4-dioxygenase subunit beta, which translates into the protein MTRPVAPRNLARHPPLLAPAYRSSVLRAPDHARLHHAPTTTEMTGPAFGHTPPGALDHDMIQNYARPGKTAIGPRIIVHGKLTDADGRPLPGKLIEVWQANAGGRYRHKKDGYLAPLDPDFGGCGRCISGDDGSYSFRTVQPGPYPWPNGGNDWRPAHIHFSVFGDGFAQRLITQMYFEGDPHIALCPIVQAIPDPEAIDTLVARLDMAGTVAMDIRAYRFDIVLRGRRQTMFENRAEGL